In the genome of Deinococcus budaensis, the window GCGCGGGGTGGGCTGGAGGGCGCCACCTACGTGTGGGGCGACGAGTTCGCGCCGGGGGGGCACCAGATGGCGAACACCTGGCAGGGCGAGTTCCCGTGGCTGAACCTGGAACTCGACGGCTACGCGGGCACCTCCCCGGTGTGCATCTTCCCGCCGGGCGGCTACGGCCTCTACGACATGGCGGGCAACGTGTGGGAGTGGACGAGCGACTTCTTCCGGCCCCGTCACCCGGGCGAGGTGGGGGAGGCCTGTTGCATCCCCCGCAACCCCCGGGTGGACTCGGCACAGGGGAGCCATGCCCACGACGGACCTGACTCGCACATCCCCCGCCGGGTCCTCAAGGGCGGCTCGCACCTGTGCGCCCCGAACTTCTGCCTGCGTTACCGCCCGGCGGCCCGCCAGGGCGAGGCGGTGGACACGTCCACGGGTCACATCGGTTTTCGCTGCATCGTCCGGGCGACGTGAGGTCCGGCGAGGGAGGAACGTATGGGCTGTCTGTTCGGTATTTTCGCGGGTCTGTTTCCCCGTCTGGGCGTGCTGCTGATCTGGCTGGCGCGGCCCGTCCTGTTCACCGCTGCGTTCGGCGGGGCATGATTGCTGCCGATCCTCGGGGTGATCTTCCTGCCCTTCACCACGCTGCTGTACGTCCTGCTGTGGACCCCGCTGGGGTTGCCGCCGCTGAGCTGGCTGTGGCTGATCCTGGCGGTGCTGCTGGACCTGGGAAGCTGGGGCAGCACGGGCTACGCCAACCGCGACCGCTACGTCAGGCGGCGGGCGTGAGGGGCACCCATGTTTGAGTTCCTGCAACGGCTCGCCGGGTTCACCGTCCCGATCTTCGTGATCGCCACCATGCTCAACGTCGGCCTGACCCAGAAGCCGTCGGACATCGTGCGCTACTGGAAGGAGTGGCCCTTCGTCCTCAAGATGTTGCTGGCGAACTTCGTGCTGGCGCCGCTGGTGATGGTTCTGGCGACAAACTTTTTTACCTTCGACCCGGCGCTGGAGGCGGGCCTGCTGATCTTCGCGCTGTGCGCCGGGGCGCCCTTCCTGATCAAGCTCACCCAGGCGTCCGAGCACGACATCGCCCTGGGTGCCGCCACCATGCTGCTGCTGATGGTGGGCACGGTGATCTACGCGCCGCTGGTGCTGCCCCTGGTGCTGGAGGGCGTGTCCGTGGACGCCTGGGCGGTCGCGCGCGCGCTTTTCCTGCAATTGCTGCTCCCCATCGCCGTCGGGATGCTGCTGGTGCAGTTTCTGGAGGGATTCGCGGGGGCGATCCAGCCCTGGGCAGCCAAGATCGGCAATTACGCCCTGTACGTGGTGCTCGGTGCCACGTTGATCGGCTACCTGCCCAACATGCTGAACATCGTGGGGACGGGGGCCATCCTGCTCGGCGTCGTGTTCGTGCTGGTGGCGTTTGGCATCGGGTACGTGCTGGGCAAGGGCGAGGACCACACCGAGGACGTGGGCGGCCTGGGCACCGCGCAGCGCAACACTGCCGCCGGACTGATCATCGCCACCCAGAACTTCACCGACCCCAACGTGCTGGTGATCCTGACCCTCGCCAACACCATCGGCATCGTCATGCTGCTCTTCCTCGCCCGCAGGCTCAGCCGCGACAACGAGGGCCAGACCGAGAAAGCCTGATCGTCACCCATCTCGTGGGGCAGCTCACGGCGGGAAATTCAGGGAGGGAACCGTATGACGAAAGAAAACGGCGGGAACGAACAGAAGAAAGCACAGCTCAAGGACGGACAGCGCGGCGGAGGGCAGCGGCCTAACATCCTCGTTCTGTGCATCGATCAGTGGGACGTGCACATGAAGCTGCCCGACGGGGTCGAGTTGCCCGCCCTGGAGCGCCTCCAGCAACAGGGCGTCACCTTCGACCGCCACTACTGCACCGTGCCCATCTGCACGCCGAGCCGCGCGACGATGTGGACCGGGCAGCACGCCAAGAAAGTCGGGCTGTGGGACAACACCAACTTCGCCTGGATTCCGCACGGCCTCTCGCCCGACGTGCCCACGCTGGGGACCATGCTGCGCGAGCAGGGCTACCACACGGTCTTCAAGGGCAAGTGGCATCTCAGCGAGTCGCAGCCCGGCGAGGACATGCTCGAACCGTACGGCTTTTCCGACTACCAGGGCTGGGGCGACATGTTCGGCTCTCCCCTTCAGGGCGAGATGCTCGACGGCACCGTCGCCATGCACGCGGTGGACTGGCTGGAGAACAAGGCGCCGGACGTGGACCAGCCCTGGCTCTTGGTCGCCAGCATGGTCAACCCGCACGACATCATGTACTTCTACTCGGACCCCGAGGCCGAGTTCCGGTGGGGCGAGGGCGAGCCGATCATGCGGCCCAAGCTCCACGGGGCGCAACAGCTCGGCTTCTTCGAGGACTGGGACCCCGAGCTGCCCGCCAACCTCCACGACGACCTCTCGGGGCAGCCGCCCGGCGTGCGCTCCTACCAGGAGAATATCCGCCTCACGTATGGGGCACCGCCCGAGAGCCGCGACGACCTGTGGAAGGCGCGGCGCAACTACCTCATCAACTGCATGCGCCTCGTGGACGCCGAGTTTCAGAAGGTTCTGGACGCGCTCGACCGCCGGGGCCTGTGGGAGAACACCATCGTGATCTACACCAGCGATCACGGCGAGATGAACGGCGCCCACCAGATGCACCAGAAGGGCGCCATCCACTACGACGAGGCCGCCGTGGTCAACCTGACGGCGGTGGTGCCGGGCGGGCCGCAGGGGGAGAAGACCGGCTCGGTCGGCTCGCACCTCGACCTCGTGCCCACGCTGCTCGACTTCGCGGGGGTGAGCGAGGAGGAGCGGCACTCGCGGTATCCGCAGCTCAGGGGGCGGTCCCTGCGCGGGGTGATCCAGCAGCCCGATCAGACGGGGCCGCGC includes:
- a CDS encoding bile acid:sodium symporter family protein; the protein is MFEFLQRLAGFTVPIFVIATMLNVGLTQKPSDIVRYWKEWPFVLKMLLANFVLAPLVMVLATNFFTFDPALEAGLLIFALCAGAPFLIKLTQASEHDIALGAATMLLLMVGTVIYAPLVLPLVLEGVSVDAWAVARALFLQLLLPIAVGMLLVQFLEGFAGAIQPWAAKIGNYALYVVLGATLIGYLPNMLNIVGTGAILLGVVFVLVAFGIGYVLGKGEDHTEDVGGLGTAQRNTAAGLIIATQNFTDPNVLVILTLANTIGIVMLLFLARRLSRDNEGQTEKA
- a CDS encoding sulfatase-like hydrolase/transferase gives rise to the protein MTKENGGNEQKKAQLKDGQRGGGQRPNILVLCIDQWDVHMKLPDGVELPALERLQQQGVTFDRHYCTVPICTPSRATMWTGQHAKKVGLWDNTNFAWIPHGLSPDVPTLGTMLREQGYHTVFKGKWHLSESQPGEDMLEPYGFSDYQGWGDMFGSPLQGEMLDGTVAMHAVDWLENKAPDVDQPWLLVASMVNPHDIMYFYSDPEAEFRWGEGEPIMRPKLHGAQQLGFFEDWDPELPANLHDDLSGQPPGVRSYQENIRLTYGAPPESRDDLWKARRNYLINCMRLVDAEFQKVLDALDRRGLWENTIVIYTSDHGEMNGAHQMHQKGAIHYDEAAVVNLTAVVPGGPQGEKTGSVGSHLDLVPTLLDFAGVSEEERHSRYPQLRGRSLRGVIQQPDQTGPRGSAQQPGDGALITWDGLNMLDPQWNATGAMGGLTDLGLDEAGLKEALRKTGEEYGAPDFSRRTFFRAVVDGRYKLVRWFSPEEYVQPGTLNELYARSDVTLHDLRDDPGEMENLGSLDHPGYDPALVGQMLGKLTALIEHELGEDDCPFDLNMFGTREVKDKQAKAGASGDD